The genome window CGCGCGTTCAACGGTTAACCCACTTCCTGTTCTGCTATATGACGTCTAGTGATGGTTGGGGTTCCACCACAACGATTGAGGCTCCGTCTGCAGTGtaggtgctgcagccaCGAGTGTCAGTGTAGGCTCTGACTTTCGATCACGTTCATCCACAGGCCTAGTGGCGCAAGCGTATATGGCAGCAATGTACTGGATCGCTGCACTGGTCGAATAAACCGTAAGATGGTAGATAGTTCGCAATGGCGAGTAAAGATAAAAGATCAGTAGAGCGATCAGATCCAGCTCATTCACAACAAGGAAAGTGCTGTCTGATAAGTGTGTGCTCTGCACCCCCGACCTGCGCGTGGCAGACGCCTGTGGTTCATTCCCCACCCGTGCCGCCTTGCGGCGCTACGACGCCCGTAACAATACCCATGCAATATCAGTCTCGTTTGTCCATAACAGGCAGCCGGAGCCACGAGCTGTACTCACAATGTCACTTTGGCCAAAGTGTATTCTCAGTTTATCCGGCTGAGAGAGTGGGGTTCGATTGCAATATCTCATCAAACTGAAATGCACAGTAAGCACACCACCTCGCGAAAACAATCGTGGATGGTCTGGTGGTAACAAGGGACATTCGTTCGTGTGTCGGGCTGTGTCTGTTGGCACCTGCGTTTCACTCGATCAGCAGACTGCGCGGGTTCGAGCCACTTTGGCTCCGCGCTTTCACATCTAGGTTTCAACACCGATGTTATCAGTTTCACGTTTCCGAGCTTGTTCACGCAATGCTCCTGGAACGTGAGCGTTACGTTGAACCGCAGTGACAGCTCGGACTTGTCCGTATTCTGCATCACACGTCACATCCTGGACAAgacagaatcgtgaatgcaacgattcgcgattgcaACACCACTAAAGTTTGATGATCGCTTGACGTCCGTCGTTGtttcttgcgcttgcgatACCTGACGTCCGATGCGCTCATCAACAGACCAAGCACAAAAGCAAAATCAACTCTAGACTTGCTCGCATCATCGCAAGGACCAAGCTGTACATAGCAGGGTGGGTAGTGCAGTGAGTCGCAATTACCGAATCGTCAACTAATCCCAGATTACTTTACAAAGGTTGCGGCTCATCGCGAACTGATCCGGCGTCGAGAATGTCTTCGTCCATGGCATTTGTAATCAAACCTCCTTCACTTCCGCGTCTGGCGAGATCGTCGAAGCCTACCGAGCTACCGCCTCTGCTCATGCGTCGCGACTCAATGCCGCTTCCCGGCTCGAAGCCTTGCACGCTGGGAGGTGCACGCATACTGCCCAGCGTCTCGGTACTATCTACGCTGCCGCGGCGCGAGGGTGAAGCTACTGCGTCAGGAATCTCGCTACCTGTCGGACTGAGCGGTGGCGAGTTGGTGCCCGTAGTTGCGGCAGTGCTGCCAGCTCGACTGACATTGTCAAAAGCGGTACCCGATACGCCACCTAGACGCGCTGAGAGGCCCGGTGCAAACGCAAGAGGTGTCGAGCCGCGAGTGGGCAAAGTGAAGGTAGGAATCGTGGTACCTCCCACTCCGGCTTCCCCACCCATCAGTTCTCGTTCGCGCATGCGTTGTCGTTCAATGTAGGCGGCCCGCAACGCTACTTCCTGGTCGTCGGCTGTGCCGGCACTGCCCggtcctcctccaccagTACCAGTGGAAGACACACTTCCGGCCTCTGAGGGCGCCACGCTCGCCACGTTGCGACCCAACATGCTGGGCCCGGGTCCGAGACGCATAGCCGAGTTGAAAGCCTCGGACGGCGCATACCCCACAGATAGGGGCGGTGATGAACCGCGCGCCGAGGTAGAATAGGACGATGAGCCGGCTGTGGCCGAAGCGCTACTGGCCAGGATACCGTATCGATCCGAAGTTGCGCTGCGCGATGGTGTGATTTCAACAAAAGGGCTGGGGGGTTCGGAAGGCTCCAGGATGCTGGCTTTTGGTGAAGCTGGCGGTTGCACAGCGACCGAGAGAACCGAAGCTTCGCCTGGACTGTGCGGTCGGAAAGCGGGCGTGCGTGGATCGAGCTCAGGAGGAACTCCAGGCACCGAAGCGCCACCTTCACCAAAAGCACCAACGCTCGTGTGGCCTGTCTCGAGGCTCTGTGCGCCCCCATCAGCGTCGGAGGAGGTCTGCATGTCTGTATCAGCTCCGTGCGAATCAATCACTCTACCAGGCAACCGAATGCCCGGAGCAAGCTGATCGGCATTGGGAATCCTCTCGAGGTTGTCTGCCGTGAGCGCTCGACCACGTCTATATTCTGCGACAGGGTCATACGGCTGACCTGCATCGCCAGGGGGTACAAAGTGTGTggctgtcgacgagctcgctgCGTCTTTGGCCAACTTGTCCTGAGGTGTACGTTTTTGGAGAGAGGTCTTGTTGTATTTGCGTGCAGACGAATCGTCTCGCATTGCATCGTCTTGTGTCATGTTGCTGTCAGGAAGCGAAAGCGTATGAGATTGCGATGGCAGAGACATTCTTAGGCAAAGGCTTGGTACGCAAGAGTCAGCTGGCGAATTATACGAGCCGAAAACTCCGATTGTGGTGAGTGGATGTGATGGCAGGATGGCACTAATGTAGCTGcgacaatcgtgagtcgcgtTGGCGCGTAGCACGAAAACGAAATGTCTGTACGGGGCAGATAATCGGTAGGAAGCGTTGAGGATATGACGATGTGATAGTGAGATTGGAGGTGGTGTAGGTAGTGTTGGACGTATCGGCCTGCGTGGTTGCAGCGTGTGAgcgtcaatcgtgaatcacaatcacgaaacgattcacattcgtgattcgtgaatgtagggtaaatcgtgaataataAACCCTAAAAATAATCCAAAAAGGAACCGTGAAATGTGAATCTGTGGATgaaacagtcacgagtcgtgagtcgctTTCGAGATTACACGCTGCGACTTTGCTGCATCATCACAGCGCACCGTGCACGGTTCCAATCTGAATTTGTGgcatgaatcgtgaattaaCTTACGAGTGAAgagtcagtcacgagtgtaaCAGAGGCATGGGCGGCACACGCATGGCTCAGTActtcactcgtgacttacGACTGGCAGTCCCTTCAAAAGTCATCTGATAGCTCATCAACACCAATTAGAGCATTTCGCAAAACTCGCTCTGTATCTCTTGACAAGAGCGTATTACTTCACCAGCGAGAAATGTAGCTGACTTCCTGCTCATCCTCCTACTATAATAGCCTGCACAGTGAGAATTTTTCGGCCGTATCAAGCCCAACACTTCTCCACATCAATCAAAATCAAGGCCGAAATCCGAAATAAATCTCTGGATTTTTTTCGGGGGGATGAATGatgaatggtgaatggtgaaaTACAGGGTACGAACACAACCTCGTTCGCCTATCTGTATTGTTCATAGAGGCTGGTCCAAGTCGCACAATACAGACATGCCGACCGACACCAAGCGAAAGGCTCACGACCAAGAGCCAACGGCCGATTCATCTGACTACGATAGCGACGGCTCTGAAGAGCCCGACTTTATCAATGTCGACTTTGACTTTCGCGCTCCCGAAGAAATCGACTTCCAAGCACTCAAACGTCTAttgcagcagctcttcTATACACACAACACAAAGCTCGATCTCTCGTCACTAGCTGACCACGTCGTCAAGACCTCAACAACACAAGGCGTGGGCACCACCATCAAAAtcgtcgatgacgaagacCAAGATCCCTACGCATTCGTCTCGGCAATCACGCTGTCCAGCGAGAAGAAAGAAGGGTCAGAAGCGGCAAACAGTCTTTCCAAATACCTCTTGGAAGTAACCTCGAAGCCTTCCAGCAAATCAGTACACGATGTAATCAAGAGTGCCGCGTCCAGCACCTCTACAAATGCACCGGTCATTGCGGTGCTTCACGAACGCATGGTCAACATGCCTCCTCAAGTCGCTCCGCCTTTATACAAGATGCTCCTCGAAGAGGTGCAAGCTTCGCTTGTCTCTACATCAGCGACTCGACCTTCTCACTatctcttcttctcgcgcGTCTTCTCTGCCGATGCTTTttcggacgacgaagcgatggacgaggatgatgatgatgatgatgatgagcCGTCCGGTTTGGCAGGCGCACGGAAAAGGAAGGCCAAGCTCGCACGTCGCGAAGCAAAGAAAGCCGgtgccaagaaggacgCTCCTAAATCACGCACTATCTCGGACGGCATGGCTTTGGCCGGCTCgtcggacgaggagctcgGCCTGTTTCACCCAGAAGATATTGCCATCTCCAAGTTCGCATCCAACTCGCTTACATACCGCTTCCCACCGCCTCCAGATGCTTCAGATAGCTTCGAGGCTCCCCTCTTTGGTCGAATTGCGCTTGTACCTGCCGATAAGATGGATGCTCTTCTGCAACAGATTGAGACTGACCTCTCCATGCCTGCACCTCAGTAGCAACATTGCTTTCAATCATCAAGCGCTCAATGATCCTTCAAGCTCGTAACACCGCCTGTGAATTGAATCGTTGATTCCAGGGAGAAAAGGAGGGAATAAACGAATGCGAagtactcgtgactccgAGAGAAGCTCACTATTTTGGAACTGACGGAGTGCTGAATTGCAGCGCTCGAGCCTCCGTCAGCTTGTGCACGTCGTGATTCTGGTTAGATCGTGTGGATTGGGACAAAAGCGACAGCCCAACATTCCACAGGATTCCTACAGTCGAGACGAAGGGCACACGATATCTGTCGGCACGATGATCGAATAGAGATTGAACGCATGTCAGTCGAGAGCTATGAGCCAGGTGTTGTGGGATAAACAATTGCACTTACTTCAAAGGCATGTATCGGAAGTTGACCAGCTGGACCAGAGGCCAGACTTGCCAGTTTGCCAGCAGCGCGGGGATGTACATTTCGCCGAATTTGTCCTTGACGCCATCGATGCTACCGCGCTCCATGTAGCCCATAGCACCTGTGAAGAGCGCCAAACCAAACGGTGCACTACCAAGGAACGCGCATCGGTGCCATAGAAACGAAGAGAAACGCAAAAGCGTCAATCAGATGACTTCTGTCTATGTTTCGAACAAGCAGAGGACATTGGGACTGGGATGACTTACAACAACACTTGGTCCATGACAAGTCGATTGGCAAGAGCTCTTAGGCTCACCTTActcatcgacgatgctgtgctcgctgccgctgctgccgctgctccCGTTGCTAGCGCCGAACTCCTCAGGGGGAACTTGAACTCTAAGAATTTGTTCCATTCGGCTAATAGCGGCGCCATGCCTACATTAAACGCCAGGAATCTACCGGATCTTGACCAGTCCCACCCCGACACATCCGCCTGGGAGACCTGTGATGTGGCCGTGTCTGTTCGTCCTTCCTGCTcgagttgctgctgtcgcgATTGCGCCTGGCTGATACGTTCCAGCGATTGTGCTACTCCATCAGCGATCACGCCGAGAGTTCCGTTCGTGACGGCGAGCGTGACCCAGGGTCGACGTTCAAAGTTGCGCGCGTAGAAGGCACTGAAGGCTTGACGGTATGACATGATGATTGTTGCACGTTGCGCCTCGAGGTGCTTGTCAAGTCGTTGCCTTGGGTTCGAACCTCGAGCCTAGATGGGATGCTGTCCGTAAAGTGATTCGCTACTAGGCGGTGGCCACTTGATCTGATGCTGAAGTTTCGTCAAATTGATTCAGAGCTacaatgtcgagctgacTTGAAGGGAATCAAGATGGAAGTGAACGGTTTGATGATCAACACTCGAGTGTTTCCTTTGCCTTTGAGGTCGATCGTGTCAGAGGCTGAAAGATAAAAGCACCAAGCTTCTCAGCCTCTGTGTGGAGGCATGACTGATATTTCcaattgtgattcacagattctTCTCATGGCGCGCTTTGGCCAGCGGAGCAGAACAACCGTCTCGAACCTGTTCTTCCCCTCGCACAATTTCGCATGTCTTCTCGCTGATTCACCTTCCAACTGCCTCTAGGCTTTACCCAGCAGCTTACtaaccagcagcaccgatcGGCTCTCGCCGTCTCTAGAAGCTGATTCTGCGGCTCTCTTTGCGCGTCGCTCGTCTGCGATCTACTCAACCCTTGTTCTCAGGGTCCTCTGCCATCATGCCGCCCAAACGCAAAGCGGCCGATGCTACAACTCCTCCAGACTCATTCAATGGATCCGCACCACAACGCATCGGGCACTGGCTCATGAAAGCCGAGCCAGATACCCGCTACGAGCGTGGGCATGACGTCGCTTTCTCGATCGATCATCTTGCCGCTTGTAAGATCACAAAGTGGGATGGCGTACGCAATCCTGAAGCACGCACTATCATGAAGGAAAAGATGCAGTTTGGCGACCCCGTGCTATTCTACCACTCGAACACCAAGATTCCCGGTGTCGCAGGTCTCGCGCGCATTTGCTCAAAGCAGAGCTATCCGGATCCGTCCGCGTTCGACCGCAACCATGCATACTACGATGTCAAAAGCGATCCGGAGCAGCCCAAGTGGTGgcttgtcgatgtcgaATATGTGCAGAAGCTACAGAGATTGGTGCCTCTGGGGTTGCTGCAGAAATTGGCAGGTAAAGGTGCAGATGCAAAGCCATTGAGCAAGGTCGAGAGGCACGACATTGCGTACCTGAAGAATACGCACTTGCAGGCGATCAAGGACATGGCGCTGCTCAATAGGGGCAGGTTAAGCGTTCAGCCCGTATCCAAGGACGCGTACGATGCCGTGATCGCGCTCAGCGAGAAAGGCGGGTGGGACAGCTGGACTGGTAAGTGGAATCCAAGGGCTGGGTCATCGACTGCGTCTACCTCGACTGCTGCCTCAAAGACGACTACAAAGAAAGCAGGCTTGTCGACAGCCGCGGGCGAGCCACTGCAGAATGAAAACATGAGCAAGACTGAACCACCAAGCAAGAGGGACACACCAGCGACAAAGGCACGGAGACCAACCCCAGCCAAAAAGATCAAGCCGGAAGAGCCTTCTCAAGCTTGCATCACTGAAGGGGTACGCCGATCCTCGCGTCGGCGGAGTGGAGCATAGTGCCCCTTACTACCTCACACATGTCTTCAACCACCACAGCACGCAGTGAGCACTCGATTTCCCGTCTAGGGGTCGAACGTCGTGCGTGCTGCACTTGTACATTAGAGTTAGCAAATAGCAATCAACAAAATCAATTTAGCTGGCAATCTGTTGATAGGACGGTGTCTGATGCGAAACAATCGACGGGAATCTACATGAGACAAAGAAAGAGGCGTAGGGAGACTAGAGCGAAAGATGTGCGTTCACCAACGAACCCATTCCTCCACtgaaagaaaaagaaagaTGGGTTGATACGGGAGCGCTGATATGCCGTGTCGTTTGTCTTCCCCAATTCTCAGTTCCGCTCACCTCACTTTCACTTAGGTGAAGAGCAAGGCGAGCTGGAGGCAATGAAAAGGAAACCGAACATCTTTGAACTCGACGCCTCCGAAGAGAGTCGCAAAGAGCAGTCTCTGCCGAAGAGGGGTTGTGTTGGAAGGAAAGGGAAGGagaaagcaagaagcaggGAAACGGAAGAAGCAAGTCTCAGAGCTGTACGGTTGTCACCACCACATTGTCGAAAGCTGCAAACACTGCAAGCGAGCTATGTTCGTTCGATGGAATAGGCGCAAAGCGAACGCCTAAACATGGCAGCCGACTTGATTGCTGCTTTAAGTCCAAAGGTAGAgagagattcgtgattga of Mycosarcoma maydis chromosome 7, whole genome shotgun sequence contains these proteins:
- a CDS encoding uncharacterized protein (related to SYM1 - protein required for ethanol metabolism), which encodes MSYRQAFSAFYARNFERRPWVTLAVTNGTLGVIADGVAQSLERISQAQSRQQQLEQEGRTDTATSQVSQADVSGWDWSRSGRFLAFNVGMAPLLAEWNKFLEFKFPLRSSALATGAAAAAAASTASSMSKVSLRALANRLVMDQVLFAPFGLALFTGAMGYMERGSIDGVKDKFGEMYIPALLANWQVWPLVQLVNFRYMPLKYRVPFVSTVGILWNVGLSLLSQSTRSNQNHDVHKLTEARALQFSTPSVPK
- a CDS encoding protein-transporting protein BCP1 (related to BCP1 - Essential protein involved in nuclear export of cytoskeleton organization protein), with the translated sequence MPTDTKRKAHDQEPTADSSDYDSDGSEEPDFINVDFDFRAPEEIDFQALKRLLQQLFYTHNTKLDLSSLADHVVKTSTTQGVGTTIKIVDDEDQDPYAFVSAITLSSEKKEGSEAANSLSKYLLEVTSKPSSKSVHDVIKSAASSTSTNAPVIAVLHERMVNMPPQVAPPLYKMLLEEVQASLVSTSATRPSHYLFFSRVFSADAFSDDEAMDEDDDDDDDEPSGLAGARKRKAKLARREAKKAGAKKDAPKSRTISDGMALAGSSDEELGLFHPEDIAISKFASNSLTYRFPPPPDASDSFEAPLFGRIALVPADKMDALLQQIETDLSMPAPQ